One Ostrea edulis chromosome 2, xbOstEdul1.1, whole genome shotgun sequence genomic region harbors:
- the LOC130051869 gene encoding uncharacterized protein LOC130051869 isoform X7 codes for MSERAQSTVLPPSSATSHGKIRTENSELLNLLRQKTSDSSGHINRTPSRQSLHHAADNNLTRPQASAGRRLVDVDNNLQVSTAPSQLEPPAQPNVDPALTNTETARDIEDNVESHSDSQIIVPPLNLETNRNSEAYYSSSANQTAKDNGQLTTDSDLVKSGVERNKYLHEILVDPSQNLPQVDVSSDPTLHVSRKNSVSSVKSHLSNTSAPVLSSRSVALHGDGNNNSVLHDHKTEETVQNDSGNSENKTASFQDLQTARSGNFEVNPTQRSLVLDSALHVLPTPEQSAPVTGRQTYDVPSPISTQIPNIDSLSNFSNPDDREEKPVPRSRSSKQGSTLTSRSIPVPGQGAISPRQSATTRLTGSRDQSATARSSSGVYAVANPAVLVAQGITPAPNQQSVQFTPRPQPRSKQESFVDSLEAPSKETGEVDKRDETKDRKKSAVSFRDGRDQVNSQPINDPYTGAESPTPGSEPDWDSPRVQDRLPTPHPTSDNYRFSPTQPVWEKEEQEEQKSLQTLDISEPTKSSTEAPNDHSNRSESPSTALSPTPLDENDRKVDSALPIPGGSASSEARVARTDSLPTVQKVYVDSPTFTREEEDEYRFVESRLGEIQDDVEETLRKLDEETEKQRKIRKQLEEQMATMYAPAYEDQGNVQPYSRNTQYGEPPRGNMGSYSNIRNQEDRSYQEPRRENMGSYSTLRNEEKNSYGAPRRESMGSYTNGRNDDRNPYTEQRRENMGSYASVRNDDRQSYGDPRRENMGSYASLRNDDRQSYGDPRRENMGSYTSLRNDDRNSYGDPRRENMGSYTSLRNDDRNSYGEPRRENIGSYPSVKNEDRNSYGERNTNGAYQPARNEDRQSYDEPRRDDMDSYTSVQPDDRKSNGVPNRENMGSYSNVHQENGYNQGTYNPPPRQPESYGQNEVVENQGYGGRGRDDDRYEDRDFDPQGNRNRFENQDQQPESERYNPPSHVQNMNYEPHDEDLRREAEYQEGLKMRISESGKKDMEIQIPRLPLESEQFRDSLEEDNFRDWDNPPPNPFANEGGIPHQQEKHEHLEKHEHFEESKVPPFVDENDTARMEFLHPKSPRYDFIEMNKIDYGKPHEKSYREIKHVREEESKKLEKVFIHPRLPQKKKPVKPGLKSAPSKFQVNSPIEEMDPEDPAQALWAKRSAQLKKKDTKSSSGHSNKHKGLQRNQSDSRLVRPAGQGGTFTYKNNSQVVYGSPTRNHFLEPMENRPAPPHIPRAEPQYTTNSEPINFPDRQSDHQSPPLRSRPLDLKPITQEIVTEDGQRISVDINLKVLSPPPGSGTVAPHTLQAEVHPKDVNRRPTGMQYQMEENYPSPEQDPQQHHNYNQILSPPPENETRVPPVIPVEGLSKNPNRRRHEMGNSYHSHKLDRHQQYNHSQDTRYDQENVVPGGGEQVQHSDDTYRMSPYSKVPPINLTEEELDRQLAELEQNGYTAMYKQYKNKPQGEKPWYQVYTIKDYRKMKNEVRLTQAPLGPDLDNETYKEKLEKRHKQFEYARMVMEKNRQQLDVKKPPAHPKKEEEKPTKRKTAIDYSKNIPKPNVKPRPNQYNSYEVAAQLSPAAKRSGPPSPTQTVDVIDLQKLKNRHDQEKQNVASIRQNMETVPQKA; via the exons ATGAGTGAGCGTGCCCAGTCGACAGTGCTCCCTCCATCGTCTGCAACTTCCCACGGGAAAATCAGGACTGAAAACTCCGAATTACTCAATCTTTTGCGTCAAAAGACAAGTGACAGTAGTGGTCATATTAATCGCACACCCAGTAGGCAATCGTTACACCACGCTGCTGATAATAACCTCACACGGCCACAGGCTTCTGCAGGGAGAAGGTTGGTAGATGTTGATAATAATTTGCAAGTAAGCACTGCACCAAGCCAATTAGAGCCCCCAGCACAACCAAATGTAGACCCTGCTTTAACTAATACAGAGACTGCCAGAGATATAGAAGACAACGTAGAGAGTCATTCAGATTCGCAAATTATTGTTCCACCattaaatttagaaacaaataGAAACAGTGAAGCTTATTACAGTTCCAGTGCCAATCAGACTGCCAAGGATAATGGACAATTAACAACTGATTCAGATCTTGTTAAGTCAGGTGtagaaagaaacaaatattTACACGAAATACTTGTAGACCCATCACAGAACCTTCCTCAAGTAGATGTTTCTAGTGATCCAACTTTGCATGTTAGTAGAAAAAATAGTGTGTCGTCTGTGAAATCACATCTTAGTAATACCAGTGCACCTGTTTTGAGTTCTAGAAGTGTTGCTTTGCATGGTGACGGAAATAATAACTCAGTATTACATGATCACAAAACTGAAGAAACTGTACAAAACGATTCTGGGAATTCAGAAAACAAGACAGCCTCTTTTCAGGATCTTCAGACAGCAAGGTCTGGCAATTTTGAGGTTAATCCGACACAGCGTAGCTTAGTGCTTGATTCTGCTTTGCATGTGTTACCTACACCAGAACAATCTGCACCTGTAACTGGCCGTCAGACTTATGATGTACCATCACCAATATCCACACAAATTCCAAATATAGATTCATTGTCCAATTTCAGTAATCCAGACGACAGGGAGGAGAAACCAGTGCCGAGGAGCAGATCCAGTAAACAAGGTAGCACCCTTACTTCTCGTAGCATTCCAGTACCAGGACAGGGGGCCATCTCACCGCGACAGTCAGCCACCACCAGACTTACAGGCTCTCGTGACCAGAGTGCAACAGCCAGGAGCAGCAGTGGTGTATACGCCGTTGCTAATCCAGCAGTTCTTGTTGCTCAAGGAATAACTCCAGCACCCAATCAACAGAGTGTACAATTCACACCAAGACCACAACCTAGATCAAAACAAGAAAGTTTTGTTGATTCTCTAGAAGCTCCAAGCAAAGAAACAGGTGAAGTTGACAAAAGAGACGAAACAAAAGATAGAAAGAAGAGTGCTGTTTCCTTCAGAGACGGCAGAGATCAGGTGAATTCTCAGCCAATCAACGACCCATATACCGGGGCAGAGAGCCCGACTCCTGGAAGTGAACCAGACTGGGATTCTCCAAGAGTGCAGGATAGACTTCCAACTCCTCATCCCACTTCTGACAACTACCGCTTCTCTCCAACTCAACCTGTGTGGGAGAAAGAGGAGCAAGAGGAACAGAAAAGTTTGCAGACTTTGGATATATCAGAACCAACTAAATCTTCAACAGAGGCTCCTAACGACCATAGTAACAGAAGTGAATCCCCGAGCACTGCATTGTCACCAACTCCACTAGACGAGAACGACAGAAAGGTTGATTCCGCTCTACCTATCCCTGGTGGAAGTGCAAGTTCTGAGGCTCGAGTTGCTAGAACCGACTCTCTACCTACTGTTCAGAAGGTTTACGTTGATTCACCAACTTTCACCAGAGAGGAGGAAGACGAATATAGATTTGTTGAAAGTCGCCTTGGCGAAATTCAAGATGATGTAGAGGAGACTCTCAGAAAATTAGACGAAGAAACCGAAAAACAACGTAAAATCAGAAAACAGTTAGAGGAACAAATGGCAACAATGTATGCACCAGCTTATGAAGACCAAGGAAATGTTCAACCTTACAGCCGAAATACTCAGTATGGAGAACCTCCAAGGGGGAATATGGGATCATACAGTAACATACGAAATCAAGAGGATAGATCGTATCAAGAACCAAGGAGGGAGAATATGGGGTCTTACAGTACACTGAGAAATGAAGAGAAAAATTCATATGGAGCACCCAGACGAGAAAGCATGGGATCTTACACTAATGGCCGAAATGATGATAGGAACCCTTATACAGAACAAAGAAGGGAAAATATGGGCTCTTATGCATCTGTTCGAAATGACGACAGACAATCCTATGGTGATCCACGTCGAGAAAATATGGGTTCATACGCATCTCTCAGAAATGATGACAGACAATCTTATGGTGATCCACGACGTGAAAATATGGGTTCATATACGTCTCTGCGAAATGATGATAGAAATTCTTATGGTGATCCACGACGTGAAAATATGGGTTCATACACGTCTCTACGAAATGATGATAGAAATTCTTATGGCGAACCGAGAAGGGAAAATATTGGATCTTACCCATCTGTGAAAAATGAGGATCGGAATTCCTACGGCGAACGAAATACCAATGGTGCATATCAACCTGCTAGAAACGAAGATAGACAATCGTATGATGAACCTAGAAGGGATGATATGGATTCATACACATCTGTGCAACCTGATGATAGAAAGTCTAATGGAGTGCCAAACCGTGAAAACATGGGCTCATACTCCAACGTTCATCAGGAAAATGGTTATAACCAGGGTACTTATAACCCACCTCCTCGTCAGCCCGAGTCTTATGGACAAAACGAGGTTGTTGAGAATCAAGGATACGGTGGGAGAGGACGGGATGACGATCGTTACGAGGACAGGGATTTTGATCCCCAGGGGAACAGGAACAGATTCGAAAATCAGGACCAGCAGCCGGAATCTGAGAGGTACAATCCACCATCACACGTACAGAACATGAACTACGAACCTCACGATGAAGATTTGAGGAGAGAAGCCGAGTATCAGGAGGGGCTGAAAATGAGAATATCCGAGTCAGGGAAGAAGGACATGGAGATCCAGATCCCGCGTCTTCCCTTAGAGAGTGAGCAATTTCGAGATTCTCTGGAAGAAGACAATTTCAGAGATTGGGATAACCCTCCTCCCAATCCTTTCGCAAATGAAGGAGGCATTCCTCATCAGCAGGAAAAACACGAGCATTTGGAAAAACACGAGCATTTTGAGGAATCCAAGGTGCCACCCTTTGTGGATGAAAATGATACCGCACGAATGGAATTTCTTCACCCCAAATCTCCACGGTATGATTttattgaaatgaataaaattgaCTATGGAAAACCCCATGAAAAAAGTTACCGTGAAATAAAACATGTTCGGGAAGAGGAATCTAAAAAACTTGAAAAAGTATTCATTCATCCACGGCTACCTCAAAAGAAGAAGCCTGTGAAACCAGGTTTAAAATCTGCCCCAAGTAAGTTTCAAGTGAACTCCCCTATTGAGGAGATGGATCCCGAAGACCCGGCCCAGGCACTGTGGGCAAAACGTTCTGCTCAATTGAAAAAGAAGGACACTAAGTCATCGTCGGGACACAGTAACAAACACAAAGGTCTTCAACGGAATCAGAGTGACTCACGTCTTGTACGGCCTGCAGGACAAGGGGGCACATTTACTTACAAAAATAACAGTCAGGTTGTGTACGGCTCCCCTACTCGTAATCACTTCCTTGAGCCGATGGAAAACCGTCCCGCGCCCCCTCACATTCCTAGAGCAGAACCTCAGTACACTACAAACTCTGAACCCATTAATTTCCCTGACCGTCAAAGTGATCATCAATCTCCCCCATTAAGATCTCGCCCCCTCGATTTAAAACCCATTACCCAGGAAATAGTGACGGAAGACGGACAGAGAATAAGTGTGGACATTAATTTAAAGGTGCTCAGTCCGCCTCCCGGAAGTGGAACCGTGGCACCCCATACGCTTCAAGCGGAAGTTCATCCCAAAGATGTGAACAGACGACCGACTGGGATGCAGTATCAGATGGAGGAAAATTACCCCTCACCTGAGCAGGACCCCCAGCAACATCACAACTACAACCAG atcCTGTCTCCGCCTCCCGAAAATGAAACCAGGGTGCCCCCTGTGATTCCAGTGGAAGGTTTATCCAAAAATCCGAACAGACGACGGCATGAGATGGGAAATAGCTACCACTCACATAAGCTAGACCGCCACCAACAGTACAACCACAGCCAG GACACGCGATATGACCAGGAGAACGTGGTTCCGGGAGGAGGAGAACAGGTTCAACATTCCGATGATACGTACCGGATGTCACCATACTCCAAGGTCCCGCCGATAAATCTTACGGAAGAGGAACTAGATCGACAACTAG CGGAGCTGGAACAGAACGGCTACACAGCGATGtacaaacaatataaaaacaaaccCCAGGGAGAAAAGCCGTGGTACCAGGTATACACCATTAAGGACTATCGGAAGATGAAGAACGAGGTCAGATTGACCCAAGCACCTCTCGGACCTGACCTAGACAACGAGACCTACAAGGAAAAG